AGCTGTTACACTTTGATGAGGTAGCCAAACCAATTATCAAGCATTGGGCACATGCTTTTGTGCATTTCGATGACGATACTAGTGCGCTTGTTCTCCTCGATGGGCCAGCGCTGCGCCTGCCACAGCCAACGGTCTATGCCACCCAAGCAACTCTGAATACTCTCAATGACACTACCGATCGTGCTACTGCTATTAATAGTTATGCGCTTTTCCGGGGTATTCCACTAGAAACAGATGAATTTCATACCACTGCAACGCTCTCGCTTAGCGACGGCACGATTGAAGTTTCTTTAGGGTAATTTCTCCCCGGCGATAACACTCATACTGTAGTAGTTTCGATCAAGACAAAGTAATAAAATACGTGCGGTGTAATCTCTCTGTGCTGTGGCTTGGATCTTTTTAAAATCACAATACTGATTGCACACCCACGTGTTTTAACTTGTTTTTGTAACACCACCGATTCACACTACACAGTAACCTCCGAGTAATGAGACTCAGTTGTATTGATCGGTGTTGCATACCACCGAATTTTTTCTCCTCGCTTCTGCTTACTACCATGAATAAGAATCCCACCTATACCAATGTGAGGAAAACACATGGATTACCGCCTGGTTGTCTCAGATATGGACGGCACATTACTCAATAACGACCACGCTATCCCCGATAGCTTTTGGCCGCTTCTCGACGAACTTCATCTACGCGGTATCACCTTTGCCCCGGCTTCTGGACGTCAACTTTTCACACTTCAAGAGCAATTTTCCCGTGCTAAAAATATAAGTTTTATTGCCGAAAATGGAACGGTGGTGTACCACCAAGGCGAAATTATTTCGCTGACTGCCCTTGATAAAGAATGTGTTATCAAACTCTTAGATACGTTCTATGCGTATCCAGATATGGAGTGGGGATTAATTTTGTGCCGTGCCGATGGCGCATATATCCAACACAATGATTCTGATTTCTTAACGGAATACACGCGTTACTATGCCAAGCTCACTGCTGTGGAAGATCTCTACGCCATGGTTAATGACGAGGTAATAAAGATTGCTATTTATTCTGTTCCCGATGCCGAAACAGCAGCGTACCCTCTGTTTACACAGGCGGCACAGCAGGTTAATATCTCAGTTTCTGGTGCGCATTGGATTGATGTAATGAATCCAAAAGCAAATAAAGGAATTGCTCTCCAACAGCTTGCCCAAGCTATGGATATCCCGATAACTCAAACCTTAGCCTTTGGTGATTTCCTTAATGATCTGGAACTAATCCAGACTGCGGGAACCAGCTACGCTATGGATAACGCTCACCCGCATATTAAAGAGATAGCGGATTTTATTGCCCCCAGTAATGCCGAAGAAGGCGTTATCACCACCTTGCATTCGCTTATCCAGGAAAAATAATTAAAGCTAAGCTCTGTGGCTGGAATTTTTCAGCCACAGAGCTTATTGGCTAGTGGTTTTCAGAAGATTTTTTCTTCTTATTTCTCGATTCCAATTCAGCCGCCACATCGGGAACATAGCGAAAATGTGAACGCGGTGGGCGCTGATAGGAAGAATAAGATACCGGACGCTGAGGGATCTCTGGAATATCTACCTCAATTTTCTCATAAGGAATAGTAGATAGAAGATGGCTAATCACATTAATTCGGCTGCGTTTTTTATCTTCCGATTCCACGGTGTACCAAGGAGCTGCTGGAATATCGGTATGGATAAACATCTCATCTTTTGCACGCGAATATTCTTCCCAGCGAGTAATTGATTGTAGATCCATAGGCGATAGTTTCCAGCGTCGTAAAGGATCATTACGACGAGATTGAAAACGCGCAATTTGTTCTTCATCCGATACTGAAAACCAGTATTTGCGCAGCATAATTCCATCTTCAACTAATAATTGTTCGAAGATAGGGGCTTGCTGCAAAAAGCGACGATATTCCCATGGGCTAGCAAAACCCATGACCCGCTCCACCCCAGCACGGTTGTACCATGAACGATCAAAGATAACTATCTCACCGGCAGTAGGTAGTTTTTCTACATAACGCTGAAAATACCACTGCCCCCGCTCCCTGGAATTGGGCGCTGGTAGGGCTTCGATACGGCAGGTACGCGGATTAAGATACTGGGTTATGCGCTTAATGGCGGAGCCTTTACCAGCAGCATCTCTGCCTTCCATGATAACTACGAGACGAGCACCAGTTTCTACTACCCACTGTTGCATATCAACCAATTCGGCTTGCAAGCGTTTGAGCTCTTTTTCGTAGGCCTTCTTGGAAAGCTTTGGGGAGTAAATCTTTTCTTGATTACTCCCAGCTGCGCTAAGGTCCTTTTTCACCATGGTCGGTATCCTTATCAGTTTTTCTGACTCACAGTATGAAAACTGGTTATTTCACCTCAAATTCAGTGAGCTTATCCCACGTCAGCTTTCCTGGAATCTTGGTGTTAATAATGTCGGGAGTTTCTAGGAAATACTGTGGAAGCTCTTCTTGGGCACGCTGAAAATGTTGACTTGTTACGTGTGCAACATCGGCATCGTCGTGGAAGGCCTCGATAAGCAAGAATTCATTAGTTTTCTGCGGATCGCGATACCACTCGAAGAAAATATTTCCTTCCTCATTACGAGTAGCTTCGGTAAACCATTCCACCTCAGAAAGGAAAGACTCTGCATATTCTGGTCGCACTTTATAGCGCACATTAATCAAAATCATGGCGCCCAGTTTAGCAACGACGCTCTTGTCTACGCCGAGTTCTTTTTAAGAACCTACTTTCTTTTAGGCTAATGCTCTAATTTTTCTCCCAATTCCAGCCACTGCATTTCTAACTCTTCATGTTCACCGGTTACAGCTATTAATTGATCATTAAGTTCTTGGAGGCGTTCTGTTTCTAGCTTTTCGGCGGCACTAGTCATATCTGCGGTTAATTGCTCAATGCGTTCGGCAAGTTTTGCCATTTTTCGCTCTAACGCATTCATTTGCTTATTCAACTCACGTTCTTCACGCGCGCTAATCTTAGGCGTTGTTTCTGCGACCGGGGTTTCTTTTGTATGTATTCCTAAATCAATGACTGCTGTTTGAGCGGTTAATGCTTTTCGACGCTGCATATACTCATCAATTCCACCAGGTAGATTGCTTAACCTACCGTCGCCAAATAATGCCCAGGTACTATCGGCAATACGTTCAATAAGATAACGATCGTGCGAGATCACAACAAGTGTTCCCGCCCAGCTATCTAATAAAGCTTCTAACTCTTGGAGAGTATCAATATCAAGATCGTTGGTTGGCTCGTCGAGAAGCAAAAGGTTTGGCTCGCTCATAAGCACTCTAGTTAGTTGCAAACGGCGACGTTCACCACCAGAAAGATCACCTACCGGAGTGCGCTGTCGTTTCGGTGAAAAACCCAAGCGTTCAGCAAGTTGGGAAGCCGAAAGCTCTTTTTTACCTAGCCGGACATACGATGCTACATCTTCTACTGCATCCAACAATCGCATTGTGGGATCAAGATCATCGAGTTCCTGGCGTAACCACCCCATGCGTACAGTACGTCCCTCGATACGTTTGCCAGCGGCAAGTGGGTATTCACCAGCTAAGGTACGCAATAAAGTAGTTTTTCCGGAACCATTAACCCCTACTAGGCCGATACGTTCTCCAGGAGCAAGCCGCCAGGTCAGTCGATCAACAAGTACCTTTTTATCCGGGGCTTCTATGCGTGCATCTTCTAGTTCAACAACAACTTTTCCTTGGCGTTGTTGGGAAAAAGCCATCAGTTCAATCTTGTTTCGATGCTCTGGCACATCAGCAATTAATGCTTCAGCGGCCTCAATACGATACCGAGGTTTTGAGGTTCGTGCGGGGGCTCCTCGTCGTAGCCAGGCTAACTCTTTACGGGCAAGGTTTTGGCGCCGTTGTTCCATAGCATCTGCTTGACGGGCACGTTCTGCTCGGGCGAAAATCCAATCGTTATAACCACCTTCATAGGCATCTACCTGGCCATCGTGGACTTCCCAGGTTTTGGTGGCCACGGTATCTAAAAACCACCTATCGTGGGTAACAACCACAACTGCTATCTTGCGCGCTAATAGGTGATCAGCTAACCACTGCACACCTTCCACATCTAAATGGTTGGTAGGCTCGTCGAGCACAATTAAATCTAGATCGTGTACTAAGGCTGCAGCAAGATTAACTCGACGACGTTCGCCACCAGAAAGATCACCAACTAATGTGTCTAAGCCAAAATTTATAATGCCCAGGCCAGCTAAAACTTCACGGACTTTGGCATTTGATGCCCACTCAAATATTTCTAGATCCAGCGAACCAATAACTACCTCAGCAACGGTTGCTGTTGGGTCAAGTTCTGCGCGCTGGGTAACTACGGCCATACGCAACTGCGAATTATGACTTACTCGACCACTATCAGGTGCTTCAATTCCAGCGAGGACTTCTAACAAAGTGGTTTTACCACCACCATTAAGGCCAACTACCCCAATGCGATCGCCAGTTTGAACCCCTAAACTAACCGAATCGAGCGGGGTAATCAGGCCAAAAGACTTGGTTACGTTTTCTAAATTGATTAAATTAGCCACGTTTTTACTCTATTACCTCTTCTACCCGTGCTCCTGGGGCAGGTGAACACGCTGTTATTGCTTTACCGAGCAGCCGCAATTCTGCAGCTACCTCCTCAGCTATGTGGGCATCTTCGCATAAAAAGGCACACGTTGGCCCGGAACCGGAAACGATTGCGGCTAACGCACCTGCGTTTTTACCTGCTGCTAACACTCGACGCAGCCGTGGTTGTAAAGAAATTGCTGCTGCTTGCATATCATTATGTAAATAAGCGGCTAGTTCATGTGGATCACCGCTGCGCAACGCAGCCTTCAATTCTTCTACCGCTAATACTGGGGTTCGCTCTAAAGTATCTAATTTTTTAAATACCGTCGGGGTTGATAATCCCTCGTGGGAAAAAGCTAGTGCCCAGTAATAGCTACCTCGGCTAAGTACTGGCGTTAAAATTTCTCCTCGTCCAGTAGCTTGTTGAGTGCCGCCAACCAAAGTAAAAGGCACATCGCTGCCTAGCTCAGCAGCCAGAGCCAATAAAGTTTCCTCACTTACTGCCGGGCTAATAAGCTTATTCATTGCGCGCAGACCAGCAGCTGCATCAGCACTGCCTCCGGCCATACCTCCCGCAGTTGGAATCCCTTTTTTTAAGGTGATCTGTACTCCAAAGGGTTCTCCTTGATGCAGAGCATAAAGTTTTTCTACTGCTTGCCACAACAAATTTGTCGCATCAGTGGGTACTCCCGGCGCGCCAGAGCAATCTAGGCTAAGTACCCCATCGCCAACGCAAGTAGTCAATGTAATCTCATCGTAGAGATCAAGCGCTTGGAAAATAGTAGACAGCTCGTGATAGCCATCTTCGCGTAGTGCGCCAACTCCTAGGTGCAAATTTACCTTGGCATAGCCACGTGCTTGTACCGTAGTCATTTACGCTACCTCGGCTAAGCGCACATAATCGTTGATACTTAATTTTTCGCCCCGCAAACTAGGATCAATACCTGCTTTTTCTAAAGCTTGACCAGCGAGTTGAGCACTACCAAAATAGCCGCTTAGTGCAGCACGTAAAGTTTTGCGACGCTGTGCGAAAGCGGCGTCGATAAGCGGGAAGAGCTGCTTAGTGCTTAGTGTCCACGGGCTTGGTTGGTAGCGGTCAATGCGTACCAAACCGGATTCAATTTTTGGTGCTGGCCAAAAGACATTTTTTCCAATTGCACCTGCTCTAGATACTTTGCCATAGTAGCTAGCTTTAACACTAGGTACCCCATAAATTTTCGAGCCAGGTTGTGCCGATAGCCGATCTGCAACCTCTGCTTGCACCATAACTAGCACTCGGTTGATGCTCGGAAAAATCTCTAATAGATGCAGTAACACCGGCACACTAACGTTATAGGGCAAATTGGCTACTAACGCGGTGGGATGGTGAATATCGGTGGCGGTAATTTTTAGTGCATCTTGGTGGATAAGCTCCAGCCGATTGCTTAGTTCTGCTGCACGCTGAGAAACCGTAATCGGTAATTGGGCGGCCAGACGCGGATCAATCTCAACGGCAGTAACTTTTTCTACGGTTTCCAATAGGGCAAGGGTCAATGAGCCCAAGCCAGGGCCGACCTCAATAACGTGATCCTGCGGTAATAGCTCTGCGGCAGATACAATCATGCGCACAGTGTTGGGGTCGTGAACGAAATTTTGGCCAAGTTTTTTGGTCGGCTGAATATCTAAGGTCTCTGCCAACTGACGAATCTCTACTGGGCCTAACAACTGTGCCTTGCTCATGAGATAAAAATTTACCTGAAAGCCACCGTTTGCTACGACTTCACTACAAAGAAAAAGAAAACACACTGTTTTCTAGCTGATTATTTACTCCACTTAGCTAAAAATACAGTGTGTTTCTTTAATTTTTCCTTGTCGACGATATTTTTTACCTAGCGAAGTCCCATTTTCGAGGTACATGCTGGCCAAGCACCCCAACCTTGGGCTGCTTGTACTTTTTGCGCAATTGCGATTTGTTCTTCTCTAGTAGCCATATGTGCATAAGGGGCGTATTCCCCACCACCAAAGCCAAGCCAGGTTTGGGCGGTAAATTGCAGGCCACCATAAAAACCATTGCCAGTATTAATTGCCCAGTTACCAGTAGCCTCACATTGAGCTAATTCATCCCACACCGAACCGCTAGCAACAGCTGGAGCAGTGC
This DNA window, taken from Corynebacterium kutscheri, encodes the following:
- a CDS encoding 4-(cytidine 5'-diphospho)-2-C-methyl-D-erythritol kinase, which translates into the protein MTTVQARGYAKVNLHLGVGALREDGYHELSTIFQALDLYDEITLTTCVGDGVLSLDCSGAPGVPTDATNLLWQAVEKLYALHQGEPFGVQITLKKGIPTAGGMAGGSADAAAGLRAMNKLISPAVSEETLLALAAELGSDVPFTLVGGTQQATGRGEILTPVLSRGSYYWALAFSHEGLSTPTVFKKLDTLERTPVLAVEELKAALRSGDPHELAAYLHNDMQAAAISLQPRLRRVLAAGKNAGALAAIVSGSGPTCAFLCEDAHIAEEVAAELRLLGKAITACSPAPGARVEEVIE
- a CDS encoding HAD family hydrolase; amino-acid sequence: MDYRLVVSDMDGTLLNNDHAIPDSFWPLLDELHLRGITFAPASGRQLFTLQEQFSRAKNISFIAENGTVVYHQGEIISLTALDKECVIKLLDTFYAYPDMEWGLILCRADGAYIQHNDSDFLTEYTRYYAKLTAVEDLYAMVNDEVIKIAIYSVPDAETAAYPLFTQAAQQVNISVSGAHWIDVMNPKANKGIALQQLAQAMDIPITQTLAFGDFLNDLELIQTAGTSYAMDNAHPHIKEIADFIAPSNAEEGVITTLHSLIQEK
- a CDS encoding putative quinol monooxygenase, with the protein product MILINVRYKVRPEYAESFLSEVEWFTEATRNEEGNIFFEWYRDPQKTNEFLLIEAFHDDADVAHVTSQHFQRAQEELPQYFLETPDIINTKIPGKLTWDKLTEFEVK
- the ppk2 gene encoding polyphosphate kinase 2, with the protein product MVKKDLSAAGSNQEKIYSPKLSKKAYEKELKRLQAELVDMQQWVVETGARLVVIMEGRDAAGKGSAIKRITQYLNPRTCRIEALPAPNSRERGQWYFQRYVEKLPTAGEIVIFDRSWYNRAGVERVMGFASPWEYRRFLQQAPIFEQLLVEDGIMLRKYWFSVSDEEQIARFQSRRNDPLRRWKLSPMDLQSITRWEEYSRAKDEMFIHTDIPAAPWYTVESEDKKRSRINVISHLLSTIPYEKIEVDIPEIPQRPVSYSSYQRPPRSHFRYVPDVAAELESRNKKKKSSENH
- a CDS encoding ABC-F family ATP-binding cassette domain-containing protein, which translates into the protein MANLINLENVTKSFGLITPLDSVSLGVQTGDRIGVVGLNGGGKTTLLEVLAGIEAPDSGRVSHNSQLRMAVVTQRAELDPTATVAEVVIGSLDLEIFEWASNAKVREVLAGLGIINFGLDTLVGDLSGGERRRVNLAAALVHDLDLIVLDEPTNHLDVEGVQWLADHLLARKIAVVVVTHDRWFLDTVATKTWEVHDGQVDAYEGGYNDWIFARAERARQADAMEQRRQNLARKELAWLRRGAPARTSKPRYRIEAAEALIADVPEHRNKIELMAFSQQRQGKVVVELEDARIEAPDKKVLVDRLTWRLAPGERIGLVGVNGSGKTTLLRTLAGEYPLAAGKRIEGRTVRMGWLRQELDDLDPTMRLLDAVEDVASYVRLGKKELSASQLAERLGFSPKRQRTPVGDLSGGERRRLQLTRVLMSEPNLLLLDEPTNDLDIDTLQELEALLDSWAGTLVVISHDRYLIERIADSTWALFGDGRLSNLPGGIDEYMQRRKALTAQTAVIDLGIHTKETPVAETTPKISAREERELNKQMNALERKMAKLAERIEQLTADMTSAAEKLETERLQELNDQLIAVTGEHEELEMQWLELGEKLEH
- the rsmA gene encoding 16S rRNA (adenine(1518)-N(6)/adenine(1519)-N(6))-dimethyltransferase RsmA — its product is MSKAQLLGPVEIRQLAETLDIQPTKKLGQNFVHDPNTVRMIVSAAELLPQDHVIEVGPGLGSLTLALLETVEKVTAVEIDPRLAAQLPITVSQRAAELSNRLELIHQDALKITATDIHHPTALVANLPYNVSVPVLLHLLEIFPSINRVLVMVQAEVADRLSAQPGSKIYGVPSVKASYYGKVSRAGAIGKNVFWPAPKIESGLVRIDRYQPSPWTLSTKQLFPLIDAAFAQRRKTLRAALSGYFGSAQLAGQALEKAGIDPSLRGEKLSINDYVRLAEVA